In one Salipiger abyssi genomic region, the following are encoded:
- a CDS encoding phage tail tube protein, translated as MAYWKQRLIREALETTPGTLEATAAADAILCREVTFNMLDADYTEQDFLTGQEGAQIEDLSNIRAGAQYQVEAAAPGAIATPPAYAHLLQSSAMAMASDADDTVFTPLPVGTEIPACTMQLRNGAQMQNVVGVRGSFGFTAEVNRRAYFSFTRQGQYQAPVAFAAEAHDFSAWPRGLECTPENMFAFTLGGTKLCATSFSFTDGRNARVNEYMNCEGTKLTPRMFTGSMTVKHPDLATKDLLTMVKTVVTEPVIFTLGKTAGQTITVTAPKVQIKAPSEQEINGDLGLRLDLRFLPTATGDDEIEIRFS; from the coding sequence ATGGCTTACTGGAAACAGCGGCTTATCCGCGAAGCCCTCGAAACCACCCCGGGCACGCTCGAAGCCACCGCCGCCGCAGACGCGATCCTCTGCCGCGAGGTGACCTTCAACATGCTCGACGCCGACTATACCGAGCAGGATTTCCTGACCGGCCAGGAGGGCGCGCAGATCGAGGATCTGAGCAATATCCGCGCCGGCGCCCAGTACCAGGTCGAAGCGGCGGCACCCGGTGCGATCGCGACGCCGCCCGCCTATGCGCATCTGCTGCAATCCTCGGCCATGGCCATGGCGTCGGATGCCGATGACACGGTCTTTACGCCGCTGCCTGTGGGCACCGAGATCCCGGCCTGCACGATGCAGCTCCGCAACGGGGCGCAGATGCAGAACGTGGTGGGCGTGCGCGGCTCCTTCGGCTTCACCGCCGAGGTCAACCGGCGGGCGTATTTCAGCTTCACGCGCCAGGGGCAGTATCAGGCGCCGGTGGCCTTTGCGGCAGAAGCGCATGACTTCTCCGCTTGGCCGCGCGGACTGGAATGCACGCCCGAGAACATGTTCGCCTTTACCCTTGGCGGGACCAAGCTCTGCGCCACCAGCTTCAGCTTCACCGATGGCCGCAATGCGCGGGTCAACGAGTACATGAACTGTGAGGGCACCAAGCTTACGCCGCGCATGTTCACCGGCTCGATGACTGTCAAACACCCGGATCTCGCGACGAAAGACCTGCTCACCATGGTGAAGACCGTGGTGACCGAGCCGGTGATCTTCACCCTGGGCAAGACGGCCGGCCAGACGATCACCGTCACGGCGCCCAAGGTGCAGATCAAGGCGCCCTCCGAGCAGGAGATCAACGGCGATCTCGGGCTGCGGCTCGACCTGCGCTTCCTGCCCACCGCCACCGGCGACGACGAAATCGAAATCCGCTTCAGCTGA
- a CDS encoding phage tail terminator protein, producing the protein MLQLDPNLVKDRLELTVPAFKRVGLSADLGRISARTLLYPSAFVVLLGERSGENRYFSEDLIEQDVTARIGVIMAVRDIGDTTGALAGTHLKPLREAVLLSLCRFVPDPGGQAFRFDKGALQSGIDAHGGLFWQDDYTLRFDRRIQIT; encoded by the coding sequence ATGCTTCAGCTGGATCCGAACCTGGTCAAGGACCGCCTGGAGCTGACCGTCCCCGCGTTCAAGCGGGTCGGGCTCTCCGCCGATCTCGGCCGCATCAGCGCCCGGACGCTGCTCTACCCCTCCGCCTTCGTGGTCCTGCTGGGGGAGCGGTCGGGAGAGAACCGCTACTTCAGCGAAGACCTGATCGAGCAGGACGTAACCGCCCGGATCGGGGTGATCATGGCCGTGCGCGATATCGGCGACACCACCGGCGCCCTGGCCGGCACGCATCTCAAACCGTTGCGCGAGGCGGTGCTGCTCTCGCTCTGCCGTTTCGTCCCCGACCCGGGCGGCCAGGCATTCCGTTTCGACAAAGGCGCTCTGCAAAGCGGGATCGACGCCCATGGCGGTCTCTTCTGGCAGGACGACTACACGCTGCGCTTCGACCGGCGCATCCAGATCACATGA
- a CDS encoding phage virion morphogenesis protein, whose amino-acid sequence MVVTLTVSFDDVAPRAALARADAGARDLTPLMDQIGTVLVNGAVERIGQTNVAPDGTPWPKSLRAQLEDGVTLHDSGQLMRSITEEAAPNQVTVGSNMIYAGIHQTGGTIVPREKGALTFTLANGETVTVGSVTIPARPYLGISEGEQADIEDLSVAYFTGLLDGGAP is encoded by the coding sequence ATGGTTGTCACTCTCACGGTCAGCTTCGACGACGTGGCACCCAGGGCGGCGCTTGCACGGGCCGATGCCGGGGCACGGGATCTGACCCCGCTCATGGATCAGATCGGTACGGTCCTGGTGAATGGCGCGGTCGAGCGCATCGGCCAGACCAATGTCGCCCCGGACGGAACGCCCTGGCCGAAAAGCCTGCGCGCCCAGCTGGAGGATGGCGTCACGCTGCATGACAGCGGCCAGCTGATGCGCTCGATCACCGAAGAGGCCGCGCCCAACCAGGTTACGGTCGGATCGAACATGATCTATGCCGGTATTCACCAGACAGGCGGCACGATCGTTCCCCGGGAAAAGGGCGCTCTGACCTTTACCCTTGCGAACGGCGAGACCGTCACCGTCGGGTCGGTGACGATCCCGGCCCGGCCCTATCTGGGGATCTCCGAGGGCGAGCAAGCCGATATAGAGGATCTCTCGGTCGCGTATTTCACCGGGCTCCTGGACGGGGGTGCGCCGTGA
- a CDS encoding gp436 family protein produces the protein MPYASVDQLKAVIPSGDLALLTDFDGAETPSDARLEQALDDASAEINTYIAKVVSLPIAETPHILTVVCRDLAMHRLYMNLGHGSEVYEALRRDAIATLKSIAKGETAIGDDGDGDSALTSPGVAMTDGPDRLFTRKSLKGF, from the coding sequence ATGCCCTATGCAAGCGTCGATCAGCTCAAGGCCGTGATCCCCTCCGGGGATCTCGCGCTGCTCACGGATTTCGACGGGGCGGAGACCCCGTCGGACGCCCGCCTGGAGCAGGCGCTGGACGACGCGAGCGCGGAGATCAACACCTATATCGCGAAGGTCGTTTCGCTGCCCATCGCGGAGACGCCGCATATCCTGACAGTCGTCTGTCGCGATCTGGCGATGCACCGGCTCTATATGAACCTCGGACATGGCAGCGAGGTCTATGAAGCCCTGCGGCGCGACGCGATCGCCACGCTGAAAAGCATTGCGAAGGGCGAAACCGCCATCGGTGACGATGGCGACGGCGACAGCGCACTGACCTCTCCGGGCGTGGCGATGACCGATGGGCCCGACCGGCTGTTCACCCGCAAAAGCCTGAAGGGCTTCTGA
- a CDS encoding HI1506-related protein translates to MDEKTEERIALEQKAQDLGVSFAPNIGDEKLAERVAKAEAEAAKAKNTQGVEEVAKTAQSPADAPEESETAQVGEAAKPGLSDTAAPKNTQGADDASKDAEARTEAAELAATTGGEQQTDLAGEAPIITVICLRPDGRRRAGRRWDEGETLVPEDELTAFQIAVLEADPQFIVKREG, encoded by the coding sequence ATGGACGAGAAGACCGAAGAGCGTATCGCGCTCGAACAGAAGGCGCAGGATCTTGGCGTCAGCTTTGCCCCGAATATCGGGGACGAGAAGCTGGCCGAGCGCGTCGCGAAAGCCGAAGCCGAAGCGGCCAAGGCCAAGAATACCCAGGGGGTGGAGGAGGTCGCGAAGACGGCCCAAAGCCCCGCTGATGCGCCCGAAGAGAGCGAGACGGCGCAGGTCGGAGAGGCGGCGAAACCCGGCCTCTCCGACACGGCCGCACCCAAGAATACCCAGGGGGCCGATGACGCGTCGAAAGACGCCGAGGCCCGGACCGAAGCCGCCGAACTGGCGGCAACCACCGGCGGGGAACAGCAGACGGACCTCGCCGGAGAGGCCCCGATCATCACCGTGATCTGCCTGCGCCCCGACGGGCGCCGTCGCGCCGGCCGTCGCTGGGACGAGGGCGAAACCCTCGTGCCCGAGGACGAGCTGACCGCCTTCCAGATCGCAGTTCTCGAAGCGGACCCGCAGTTCATCGTCAAGCGCGAAGGCTGA
- a CDS encoding Mu-like prophage major head subunit gpT family protein, with product MDINHAALAALNTAFSTEFNKRLTGVETTYGRIAMTVNSTTRNQTYPKLSELGPMREWIGERFIERLEVDGFTIRNRKFEKTIGIQADDIADDQIGIYAPIVSDMGQTAAELPDDLVWEQLEKGFTTEHYDGQMFFDTDHPVVDEKGVEQSVSNFQGGAGAAWYLIDDSRVIKPLIFQDREKAKITPKTSLTDDNVFDRDEFVWGAKRRCAAGFGAWQLCYASRQALTPENYALARAAMISARGHRGRKLNLKPKLLVVSAANEGAAREILMNERDAAGATNKWRNTAELMVEGRLTL from the coding sequence ATGGATATCAATCATGCCGCGCTCGCGGCTTTGAACACCGCGTTCAGCACCGAATTCAACAAGCGTCTCACCGGGGTCGAAACCACCTATGGCCGCATCGCCATGACGGTGAACTCGACCACGCGCAACCAGACCTATCCGAAGCTTTCCGAGCTGGGCCCGATGCGCGAATGGATCGGCGAGCGCTTCATCGAGCGTCTGGAAGTCGACGGTTTCACGATCCGCAACCGGAAGTTCGAGAAGACGATCGGAATTCAGGCGGATGACATCGCCGACGATCAGATCGGGATTTATGCGCCCATCGTCAGCGACATGGGGCAGACAGCCGCCGAACTGCCGGACGATCTGGTCTGGGAGCAGCTGGAGAAGGGCTTCACCACCGAACACTACGACGGCCAGATGTTCTTCGATACCGATCACCCCGTTGTCGATGAAAAAGGCGTCGAGCAGTCGGTTTCCAACTTCCAGGGCGGTGCTGGCGCGGCCTGGTATCTGATCGACGACAGCCGCGTGATCAAGCCGCTGATCTTCCAGGACCGGGAAAAGGCGAAGATCACGCCGAAAACCTCGCTCACCGATGACAACGTTTTCGATCGCGACGAATTCGTCTGGGGCGCCAAGCGACGCTGCGCCGCCGGCTTCGGGGCCTGGCAGCTCTGCTATGCCTCGCGCCAGGCGCTGACCCCCGAGAACTACGCCCTGGCCCGCGCCGCCATGATTTCGGCGCGGGGTCATCGCGGTCGCAAGCTGAACCTCAAGCCGAAGCTCCTGGTCGTCTCGGCCGCCAACGAAGGCGCAGCCCGCGAGATCCTGATGAACGAACGCGACGCGGCCGGCGCCACCAACAAATGGCGCAACACCGCCGAACTGATGGTCGAGGGGCGCCTGACCCTCTGA
- a CDS encoding phage protease → MTNLTRHVCALTPLPSEPGDRIELIPVGAFRLADKRGRTEMRLDGAEASSVIAASFAAATGGVLPIDFDHRSLAPQGTADSRAAGWITAMEVEGDRVFASVDWTAEGRQALEGRSYRFVSPVFKTRRDGRVALIEGAGLVNNPALPELRQLASKDEDMDPIETIAGLLGLAADAPDKIVERIEALCETETQMASIAEAAGVTGDDTVTQVCARLSAKPEVDPAKYVPLSTFAELQTQFASLQSTVAGDKAEAALQQARDAGKLTPGMEDWATQLASKDLGQFEAWAAAAPVLVNLGKPRVAGRPAPQKTEALDETERQVASLMGVDEDEFLATRNAAVKEH, encoded by the coding sequence ATGACCAATTTGACCCGACATGTCTGCGCCCTGACGCCGCTTCCCTCCGAACCGGGTGACCGGATCGAGCTGATCCCGGTCGGTGCGTTCCGGCTGGCCGACAAGCGCGGTCGGACCGAGATGCGCCTCGATGGCGCGGAAGCATCCTCGGTGATCGCTGCGAGCTTCGCGGCGGCAACCGGCGGCGTTCTTCCGATCGACTTCGATCATCGTTCGCTCGCGCCGCAAGGCACGGCCGACAGCCGCGCTGCCGGCTGGATCACCGCCATGGAGGTGGAAGGCGACCGCGTGTTCGCCTCGGTGGACTGGACGGCGGAGGGGCGTCAGGCCCTGGAGGGGCGTTCCTACCGCTTCGTTTCCCCCGTCTTCAAAACCCGGCGCGACGGTCGTGTCGCGCTGATCGAAGGGGCCGGTCTGGTCAACAACCCGGCCCTTCCCGAACTCCGTCAACTCGCTTCGAAGGATGAAGATATGGACCCGATCGAAACGATCGCGGGCTTGCTCGGCCTTGCCGCCGACGCGCCCGACAAGATCGTGGAGCGCATCGAGGCGCTCTGCGAAACCGAAACCCAGATGGCCTCGATCGCTGAAGCTGCCGGCGTGACCGGTGACGACACGGTCACCCAGGTCTGCGCACGCCTCTCGGCAAAGCCCGAGGTCGACCCGGCGAAATACGTGCCGCTGTCCACCTTCGCAGAGCTTCAGACGCAGTTCGCGTCGCTCCAGAGCACCGTTGCCGGCGACAAGGCGGAAGCCGCGCTCCAGCAGGCCCGTGACGCGGGCAAGCTGACGCCGGGCATGGAGGATTGGGCAACCCAGCTCGCCTCCAAGGATCTCGGCCAGTTCGAAGCCTGGGCCGCTGCGGCGCCGGTGCTGGTGAACCTGGGCAAGCCCCGGGTTGCGGGTCGCCCCGCGCCCCAGAAGACCGAGGCGCTCGACGAGACCGAGCGTCAGGTCGCCTCGCTGATGGGTGTGGACGAGGACGAATTCCTCGCCACCCGCAACGCCGCCGTGAAGGAGCACTGA
- a CDS encoding phage head morphogenesis protein, producing MIELEPLPHAEAIAYFRSKGFAPQLQRFHHLDHFREDHARQFVVAKAMRDDIAKLFRDELLSSLEQGRTLAQFQAALEPVLRREGWWGRSQMTDPLTGETQEVQLGSMRRLRTIYDTNMRTAHAAGHWARIQRTKTAFPYLQYIQIERPSKRHDHERFHDKIWRVDDPIWLRIYPPNGFFCGCHVVQRTEGWMRRNNRTVSDPIDLDEQPWTNKRTGEVTPVPKGVHPGFDTNPGATWLDIEARTDEVMPDLTPERRAYERGLLQGVRLRQTAIGRETLVVSDTAHELHVMGDAAPEHPDRVSVDDVFAGTAGFEPGQVDLLHSHLTDSPLSYDDLLTLANPQIRSVTAISPGGGIWRARTGAEILNPHFGGFARQAKPLLDAYSSGMQAEDRNHIVHHALGLYLERRGAIHYHYSLTGRLRDLFDEFADLIERLSS from the coding sequence ATGATCGAGCTCGAACCGCTGCCCCATGCCGAGGCGATCGCTTATTTCCGATCGAAGGGATTTGCGCCGCAGCTCCAGCGCTTCCACCATCTGGACCATTTTCGCGAGGACCATGCGCGCCAGTTCGTGGTCGCCAAGGCCATGCGCGACGATATCGCGAAGCTGTTTCGCGACGAGTTGCTGAGTTCACTGGAACAGGGCCGCACGCTGGCGCAGTTTCAGGCGGCTCTTGAACCGGTCCTGCGCCGGGAAGGCTGGTGGGGCCGGTCCCAGATGACCGACCCTCTGACCGGCGAGACGCAGGAGGTTCAGCTGGGCTCCATGCGCCGGCTGCGCACCATCTACGACACGAATATGCGCACGGCTCACGCGGCCGGGCACTGGGCGCGTATTCAGCGCACGAAGACGGCCTTTCCCTATCTGCAATACATCCAGATCGAGAGGCCGAGCAAACGCCACGACCACGAGCGCTTTCACGACAAGATCTGGCGCGTCGACGATCCGATCTGGCTGCGCATCTATCCCCCGAACGGCTTCTTCTGCGGCTGCCATGTGGTGCAGCGAACGGAAGGATGGATGCGCAGGAACAACCGGACCGTCTCCGATCCCATCGACCTGGACGAACAGCCCTGGACCAACAAGCGCACAGGTGAGGTGACCCCCGTCCCGAAAGGCGTGCATCCGGGTTTCGATACGAACCCCGGGGCGACATGGCTCGATATCGAGGCGCGAACAGATGAGGTCATGCCGGATCTCACCCCCGAACGCCGCGCCTATGAGCGCGGCCTCCTGCAAGGTGTTCGGCTGCGGCAGACGGCAATCGGCCGGGAAACCCTCGTGGTTTCGGACACGGCCCATGAGCTGCACGTCATGGGCGACGCCGCGCCGGAGCACCCGGATCGCGTTTCGGTCGACGATGTGTTCGCCGGCACGGCAGGTTTCGAGCCCGGCCAGGTCGATCTGCTCCACAGCCATCTGACGGATTCGCCGCTGTCCTATGACGATCTGCTGACGCTTGCGAACCCGCAGATCCGGTCGGTCACGGCGATCTCGCCTGGCGGCGGGATCTGGCGGGCGCGCACGGGTGCGGAGATCCTCAATCCCCATTTCGGCGGGTTCGCCCGGCAGGCAAAGCCGCTGCTCGATGCCTATTCGTCAGGAATGCAGGCCGAGGACCGCAATCATATCGTTCACCACGCGCTCGGGCTTTATCTTGAGCGGCGGGGAGCGATCCACTATCATTACTCCCTGACAGGCCGGCTCAGGGATCTCTTTGACGAATTCGCCGATCTGATCGAAAGGTTGTCGTCATGA